tcAGGATCTTTGATGACCAAAGCAGGTTTGTGGAAGAAATGAATTCCAACAATTGGTTTATGGCTTGTTGCTTGATCATTGTAAATATCAGAGAAAATCTCAGCTACACTTTTGCGAAAAAGCAGAAGATCCAACAAATTGCCAGCAATCGGCTTGGCTGatataaatggaattttattcCGTTTCCAGTAGGAATTGATGTACAAGCTGGAACAGTACAGTCCGGTCAGAATAGTTAAGATAAAACATATCAGGATTTCCGTTAAACCGAACATTTAGTCAATTCACAATCAATTTGGCAATTCACTAAATTTAGATGTTTTTAAGATATATTGTCGACGAAGGCTAAAAACTAactgagagataattgaacgTAAAAAGTAgtataaatattgatgaagagcgaaaattttatttaaaaaaaaaaaaaacaatcggTCGGCGAATTTGCATGCAAATTTTTTCACTGTACGAATGTGGAATTGTAAATGCTTTCGTACACTTATAATTATACTAACGTTtgataataacaaaaaaatgattgccaGTCACTTTAATAGTTGTTTCATACAGATTcatcttttccattttttttttgttttgctttattaTTAAACGAATTGCGTTGTTTTTAGTGAAAACACGCAAAACCAAGACAGTGATGATATATGAaagttgtaaaaaaatattgaaccaTCATAAGGACCATCAGAGCGCAGTGCGTAAAACTCGTAATGTTCTATGCGACATGGTATACAGTTTTAAAGTATCAACAGTCCCATCCAAAGGTTTCTGTGTAAGACTCTGaaaatttctggaaatttttttttaaatttttatcgtgactttttcggaatttttatgTTATTGCGGCATACATCTAtgacttcttttgttgacagtATCGGGATTGCATACAAAATCTTACACTTCATTATAGCTTTAACACCCAATTTTCTATAGACCACATCCATGTCACCGTTTACATTTTGTCGTTGTCACCCAGGTCGCACTCTGTTTAGAGTGAAAACTTTGCTATAATATGTTTTTGTATGTTGCAAAGTCATGCTGTGTCAGTCACGGAATGTTAAATTAAACCAAATGAAACTTTTCTTGTTCTAACGGAATCGCTTTGTCattgtaaaaataaagaagTCTACGTATGAAACaagtataaaattaaaaattttatctacctaggtgaaataatagcagtgaaaaagtgctattatttcgccttcggtagataaaatagcgtattcacctctgtccaaatgtttatttagacacttggcgttataacattcgccttcggctcatgcaataactccccaagtgtctaaataaacatgtggacagaggtgaataatctaatattactttactagtgaggtaatgtggccattccctcactagtgaagaccctttccctcgctcgtaaagtaaaacgccatactttacacgtgaagtaatttgatatctcgtatcacgatgagtaaaagtacctcgggctgaagccctcggatacttttactcatctggatacgagatatcaaattacttcactggtatagtaatgtactattagcATGCAGCACTTAAAAAAAGAATCGATCTATCTTGTaataggactaaaagtcttttttagcgtgtgagaagtttccagaagGCGAGACTTTtcgtccgtggtacgaatagtatttttcatattggacggagaaaaagtgcgacgaagttGGAAGttgcacttttcgggtcctaggtatgaaaacaGTATTTCCAAAGTTTCCCGGAAAACCTTTCAAACCTAATAGTGTTCATCCTCGCAGTAAAACACAAATATTCCTAACGACACATTAAATCTTTTAGCCTCTAGTACTTCATAGTGAATGTCGAAATTGTGGTTTTGTGTGTGCAGGAGGAGTCAACAGTCAACATTAATATCAACGCTTGAGTGgacaataaatttcattttaattattctTCTCCTCGTTCTTCTTCGACTAAATCCAAATTAAGTCTCCTAGGTCTATAGTCTACTATTTTATGAAGCATATTTTTAGTTGGGGCGCTCACTATTGCTGTTAGACCTGGCATTACAATGGCTTGTTGTTGGCGTTTTATTGCTCTCTTCACGATGTTCGCGGGTCGATTTTGCGCGTGCCGTCGTCGATGTTCGTCCCAGTGCTCTCGACGACGTTCCTTCTCTTCTTCGCTTATTTCCGGTGTATCATCGAGATCGGCAAGATGTCGTTTCAACGCTTCTTTTagcttcttcttctctttgcTGGCTTCCTTAGCTTTTTTAACTTTTGCAGTCTGCTTATTTCGCTTTTTTCCGGCGTCAGTTACGTGAATGTGACCCGGCGAAAATTCAGGGATAGATGCGTGTCGAATGTTTCGGTCcgaatttttttgtcttctcGATTTGAAtcgatttcgattttcttccaattgattttttttaggataTAATGTAAAGTCATCAACAGGAGTTCCGCCAGTCGCTTGAGGAAATGACATATTAATTTGGATAGTTCGTGCCttcgtaattaatttttataatatttaaatCTCTAACCAAAGTTTTCATGAaagcaattttaataaaattaagagAGCTAGATTGCTCAGTTCATTATGGACGATACTttcaaatcaacaaacaaGGCAAGTCActcgagaaaatgcaatttccaagttttttgCCTAGGTGAAAACAACGTTTTTTACAACTTTCAGCGGAAGGGAGAAAATGACGATTTTCTCGCTTGAGTTGTGAAAAAGCTAAGAATGATGTGTCCTTTGGGCAATGACATTATTTATATACGTATGTGTTTTGGACGaatgattttaggcaatttcccGAGCGGTAGCCCGAACCTAGCGAATGGACGAAGACCCGAGGCTCAATGCACCCGTTGAGAGTTGTATAATTTGGTTCAGAATGTAATGTTGAGAATTAATTTTCTCAATCTTTTCAAACTATCGAACCTAGTCTGTGGTAAATTCGATCGTGATCGACAAGGACGCCATGATAAAATAATATTGGAAGTCATCGATGCAAATATGCTATCGTTTCAAATAcaagtgatttttattttatattgcCACTTAATTGTCTGCTCATCAACGAAAAACCTGTATGACGAATATAACGATAAACTGGAACTCCTATCAGACTATGAAACGCAACGTCAAGAATCAAGTAATAATTCAATCACCATTCCAACACACCAATTGAAACGAAAGTGTTATTAATCGTAACGATGATATATTACAGACGATCACTCATGCGATAAATTGGAAGAATCTCCATATCCGCAGGACGACGAGGACTCCATAGTCGATAAAATTGATTGGATTAAAAGAAATcccgaaaaatttcaaaatttcatcatCAATTTGAATGCTGATAACAGTTTGAAGTCGAAGCGACAGGCTCAATTTGATAAAGTCGATGGTCCAGTGACGTATCCGGAAGTGATAGCAAATCCTTTAAACAATATACCACAGCCGGCACCGTCAGCCGATGCGATGTCGTacggaaattttattaatttcgcTGATCCGACAAGTATAGCTGGAGGAAATAATTCGAAACCATCGCCCGTTACACCTGCTGCACCAGTTCAATCAGTAACCGTAAAAAATGTCACTAATTCACCGGCAGTAGTTGCTAATACGACCAAAGATAGTGAATGTTCTCGATTCCTAAGTTCAGATAATGCAACAGCAGTTTTAGAGAAAGTGTTGGAAGAATTGGAATTGATAAGAAAAGCTAAAGAAGGAAATTCTACACCCGAAGGTATAATAAACGTTCCATGTAAATATCAACCAATCATGAAAATAATCTTTGAAGGAGCTGCATGTAACATAATTGGTTCATGGAATTCAGAAGTTATTGGACTGAGATTTGATATTTCTGCAAAGAATGAAACCACAAATGACCTAATCGTTAAACTAAATGAACACAATCCACCGAAACGATTGACGCTCATGAATACCAATTGGACCACAAGTGGATATATTCTACGAAGACAAGGAGGTCCGTTTTACTTGTGGGCTTCCAAGAATAAGGAGGATACTCTGGCAACATTTACAGGTGATTGCTTTGTAGCGTATACCTGACTTATGGTGTTGGACAAGATTGGAAGCACCGATCAGAATGAAGTGAAGGATTAAGATGTTCTTCTTCGATCTAGgtatttgtaaaaattgtgGAGAAACTGATACCATATTCGGGACCTGGAGTATTGTTCATCCAGCAAAAGATTGTAGAGATCTACAAATGGCCATCGAAACTAAGCGTGATATTTTCCGCAAGGAAACGATACATACGAGGAAACTggaaaaattaagtaaaatcaAAAGTAAGTTGACCGTCAATAACGACTGATATTGTGATggttaacaattttttgtttgaattaaaatagaaaattcaaaaaccgaAACTGAATTGTGTGTGGGATAGTCCGATAAGATTCACAATACTTTCCGGTGCACCACACGATGATCAAATCATTTCCAAGCTTCTTAATATCGTTCAAGTATCGAGTCTATTATTTGTTATTCGAcaaattaaactaaaatattttacttcatttattttagcaCGACTTTTGATATATAAGACAGTCCTAGATAGAGTTGATTATTCATTCTCCTcgtcattgtcgataacaaatgaagcGCCCTCGACCCTATTATAACAggaaacgcaaaaaaaaaaaacgattgtCGTAGAAGTAGAATACGTAGATTTCTgttccaaatgatgaaaaaaaaatctgtgaaaatagtctttctaacaaattttgagtcaaaccaacgcacttcaagcatggaTGCTTTAAATAGTGTACTGAAATTGGAGAGTGTGTCATACAACTATATAACACTATAAAAAGCAATGTCATAGTGCCCTATTTGGCATCaactgtcgactatgatcacgtTTCATAAAATGATCACTTTCGCTTGGTCAGAGGACTTGTGTCAAAAAACTCTTTCAAGGATTTTTGACTGATTGTACTGAAAATTCGGAGACATGAGTATCGATGACTTTCTTTTCGACATTACTCACCATTTCTTCAAAAAGTTGTATCATATCGTCGAATTTTCAGTGCAATCTATATAGCTCGCCGCTCGATATCATTTTGCTCAAAATACTTGTTCCATAAAGTCTTATTGCATTTCAACGTACTTATCAGCTGATAAGAACTAATCAGAGGAACAAAATACTTCGAAGAAGGTAATTACTCTGTCGAGATAAGGAAACTCATCGAAATTCAACTTAAAATTTGAGGTGTCAAATAATTTATCGATCGATCGatttatttaatcaaaataactaattcgaaacaaataaaaaaatgaacttcgttctaacaattttaattgtgcTGTGTTCCTGTTACTTACATTCCATTCTCGGCCAACAATCAAACTTAGTTTGTACccaagaattttgtaaagTAAGTTGAAGCTAAATTGTTCAGCATCCAAGTGATTACAATCcaattttctttacaaaaaattaagcaTTACAAAGAAATGACGGGCTGTCCAAATTTACCAGTGGGATGCGTGGTACAAAATGCAACTCACAGTGGTAACATATTACCTTCGGCCACACCGTGCAGCTGTTGTGAAGTCTGTTTGGAGCATATACGTAAGTGCTTCAGCAGCACAAtgtttggtttttaattatagATGTGTCGTAATAGAGGAAGGAGAATATTGTACTATCGGCTCACCGGGCTCACCTGTCCCATCAACAATATGTGGACCTGGACTAAAATGTGCTACAGTTAGTAATGACGATCATCCGAGATGCATGAAAAGTTAGTGAGACGTTAtccaaatttgatattttactAATCTATCGTCTGTACAGTGGATGATACAGAGTGCTTTAAGCAACAGATTGAATTTGATATAGCCAAGAAGAATGGAACTATCGGAAAATGGATGCAAAGACCAATGTGTGATGACGAGGGTTTCTTCAAACCTGTGAAATGTATTCCcgatgaaatgtaattttatcaTAGCATTGTTGCTGGTATGTTACTCTATTGCAAATTAGTCTAGacattatttcattcaattagaTGCTACTGTTTGGATAAAAACGGAAATCGAATATTTGGTGAAGATGTTTATTCAGAGACAGCTGATTTCACAATGAACTGTGGTAAGAATCAcagtgaaaatatattttgtgctATTCTTTGACTGTAGCAAGCACAACATTTCTGTTATAGAATGCTCCAGGCTGGCCTCAACTTTCAAGAACTTAATGCCCTCTAAATATCCACAACCAACAGCTAGATGCTTAGACGATGGATCATTCGATCCCATTCAATGTTTCGGGAATAAATGTGTCTGTATAAATAGTATGTACGGTGGTACGACCTCTGACAAAATGTACGACAATgacaaattaaatcaaatgcCTTGTTGTAAGTAGCCCAACCCttaaagttttctttaattttaaatttggaatttCTTCACTTCCAATAAGATAATCGTAAGATTCACAGAAGCAATACGGTCTACGAACATGACTGTGAGAAAATTGTTGCGGATAAATTGTCAGAGAAGTATCGTTTGGAAAGTGAAGGCTCcgttgtaatggattttaaaatAGACTTATGTGAACTCAATGGGTGGTACAAGCGGGTTCACGAGGACAAATATTCgtaagtttatttttgtttttgattttttgatttttacgaaaatgtttgctgGGAATGCAATACCAGACTTAACATAAGTTTTGTTGCTATTCTATTTCATGGTGATTATTTGTGTTATTATAATATGACTCTCAGTATTGTTGAAAGGGAATAGAATTGCATTCCCTAAACAACAGCTCACTATCATTTGAGtacaatcattaaatctattaaTGCTAGCAAAAGCTGCGTCAATAAATATGGAATCCAAATCGGTAACTACAGTCTGCCGAAAGACGATCCAGAAGCGAAATATATGAATTGTCGTTAgtattttcattgataaaatgtggaaatcataaaaattgaacTCTCGTCTTTTCCAGAATGTGCACGCGCCAATCTTCTCACTAACAACACGAATATCGAATGCTGTCGCAACGGAAATTATCCGAAGGTAAACACATTAATTGAAaaggaattttctttttcgattttctttttttctcacTTTTGTCACTTCAACAGTTTACTTGCAAGAACAATGAATGCTATTGCCTTGATGAAAATGGCAATCAAGTGACGGCTGAAGTTCAagtggatgaaattttcacattaaGATGTTATAATGATGGCTTTTTCTGTTGATTGAGACACATTTAAATATCCCATTACTCTTATacgtaaaataaattgatgcaAAGCTCGATGTATATATgagtttcaatgaattttgagTAAAGGACGTGGGAGTTCGGCTTTTCACTGTcgtaaatatttgtaattCTTTTAtacacgcaaaaaaaaagtcgtacGGATAAAACGTACATTTCGACGATGAGAGTACAATGTACGAATAAAACGTATATTGGAAATTTcgcttaatttttttttattctagaAATAATACTATATTTCGTCCTTTGCCCACTTTACAGATGTGAGATTGATTGCTTTATGCACAACAAAGTAATGAGTGTCtcaaactcaaaaaaaaaaacattgtcacGGGCTGGAACTGAACTGGGGACCTTTCGATCTTGAGTCAATGATTTTCGCGGTGAGCTAATTGGATGTTGAGTTTCGAACAGTTTACTTCGAagagttcttttgtttgtcatttttttttaaacaaagttgaaaaatgatgTACGGTTTAGACGTAGCAACATTCAGgccaatattttttaatgattaaACATCGAATTTCAGGTTCAGAaaaaaagtagagttttcaaactataaaaaataaattttttgataattaatttatgaaatttctgCCACATGttcctttaaaaatataataagGGTATTCCAGACctgagtttaattttttacactcgagtataaaatataaagtataaaattttgacagaaggGGCATATCGTTGGATGGTttagtaatttgaaaataattaccaCCAAAGTATCGTCgttagaggtgtgcaccgccgattttacgccggcgcgccgccgattttttgctatattttcggcgcgccgccgccgaaaaataatagctcacgccgccgccgccgccgattgtattttcgtcgcgccgaaattttatacgtttagtgctttcagccattttaatgggcggcaatataaacttaaattgaaaaatctatacaaaagtgtgtgcctgagtacaaggttttagcaaatgtttatctctcttaatttataagtcaggtttctatatgcgtagaaatgagtttttggttaaaaaaaatttgtaaaaactttgggtttttcttcttacctGCACTGTACGACagtgattttgtttctgatgctacgatagggttatcttcgaagtagctttctataacgtatcctatttccatcagtagatggcaagtgttttatgcaaat
This window of the Bradysia coprophila strain Holo2 unplaced genomic scaffold, BU_Bcop_v1 contig_324, whole genome shotgun sequence genome carries:
- the LOC119079660 gene encoding uncharacterized protein LOC119079660, which gives rise to MNFVLTILIVLCSCYLHSILGQQSNLVCTQEFCKHYKEMTGCPNLPVGCVVQNATHSGNILPSATPCSCCEVCLEHIQEGEYCTIGSPGSPVPSTICGPGLKCATVSNDDHPRCMKMDDTECFKQQIEFDIAKKNGTIGKWMQRPMCDDEGFFKPVKCIPDEICYCLDKNGNRIFGEDVYSETADFTMNCECSRLASTFKNLMPSKYPQPTARCLDDGSFDPIQCFGNKCVCINSMYGGTTSDKMYDNDKLNQMPCYNRKIHRSNTVYEHDCEKIVADKLSEKYRLESEGSVVMDFKIDLCELNGWYKRVHEDKYSKSCVNKYGIQIGNYSLPKDDPEAKYMNCQCARANLLTNNTNIECCRNGNYPKFTCKNNECYCLDENGNQVTAEVQVDEIFTLRCYNDGFFC
- the LOC119079702 gene encoding uncharacterized protein LOC119079702, producing MDEDPRLNAPVESFCGKFDRDRQGRHDKIILEVIDANMLSFQIQVIFILYCHLIVCSSTKNLYDEYNDKLELLSDYETQRQESNDHSCDKLEESPYPQDDEDSIVDKIDWIKRNPEKFQNFIINLNADNSLKSKRQAQFDKVDGPVTYPEVIANPLNNIPQPAPSADAMSYGNFINFADPTSIAGGNNSKPSPVTPAAPVQSVTVKNVTNSPAVVANTTKDSECSRFLSSDNATAVLEKVLEELELIRKAKEGNSTPEGAACNIIGSWNSEVIGLRFDISAKNETTNDLIVKLNEHNPPKRLTLMNTNWTTSGYILRRQGGPFYLWASKNKEDTLATFTGICKNCGETDTIFGTWSIVHPAKDCRDLQMAIETKRDIFRKETIHTRKLEKLSKIKKNSKTETELCVG